TGGTGCGGGTCAAAGGTGTTGCCGTAAACCCGGTGGATTTCAAAGTCCGCCGTGGCAAGGCCGATGATGGTGCCTTCAAGGTGCTGGGCTGGGATGCCGCCGGTGTTGTTGAAGCCGTTGGTGACAAGGTCACACTTTTTAACAAGGGTGATGAAGTCTGGTATGCGGGGGATGTAACGCGGCCTGGTTCAAACAGTGAATTGCAACTGGTTGATGAACGCATTGTGGCCCTGAAACCCAAAAAACTGGATTTCGCAACCGCTGCTGCCCTGCCGCTGACGACGATTACGGCGTGGGAAGCGATGTTTGATCGCATGAAAATCGACCGGACTGCTGTTTCTGCCAATCAGGGGAAAAGCATCCTGATCATTAATGGTGCGGGTGGTGTTGGATCAATCGCCATTCAGTTGGCGAAAATGGCTGGCTTGACGGTGATTGCAACTGCATCCCGCCCGGAAACCATTTCGTGGGTCACGAAAATGGGGGCCGATCACGTGATCAACCATCATCAACCCCTGAAAGAACAGGTTGAAGGGGCCGGTTTTGCCGCCGTTGAGTATGTGCTTTGCACATCGGAAACCGATGAATATTGGGATGTGATGTGCGATCTGGTCGCACCGCAGGGCCATGTCGTGACCATTACCGAAGCCAAGAACAACCATAATGTGGATTTGCTCAAGGCGAAATCGGCCAGCTTTTCCTATGAATTCATGTTCACCCGTTCAATGTTCCAGACCGGTGACATGGTTGAACAGCACAAACTGTTAAGTGAGGTTGCCGCCCTGGTGGATGGCGATGCGCTGCAGGTTACCACCGGTGAAAATTTTGGCGCGCTGACACCCGAAAGCCTGCGCAAGGCCCACGCCCTGCTGGAAAGTGGCAAGGCCATTGGCAAGATCATTTTTGACGGGCTGGGTGCCTGAGGCATTTATAAGCCGGGCAGATAAAGGCCGTAATGATGGCGGGGGTTTTGCCCCGGACAAAGCCAATGCGGCATGAGATAGCAGACCGGACCGGTGATTTTTCGCCGGTCCGGTTTTGTTTTGGCGCGATATTTAAGGGTTTTGGGTGGGATCGCGCAGGAGCTGGTATATCCGTTCGCGCAGCCAGCGATGCATGGGGTGAGTTGTTGTGCGGTCATGCCAGACCAGGGCCATGTCAAAACCCGGCACTGGCAAAGGCGGTGGCAGGATTTGCAGGCGGCCTTCGCGGTTTTGCGCCACCCGTTTGGGGACAAGGGCGATCATGTCGCTTTGGGCGATGATATCGGGCACGATCAGAAAGCCCGGCGCGGAAAGGTAAACCCGGCGGGTTTTTCCCAGTCCTTTCAGGGCGGCATCGGCCGGGCCTTCAAACCCGCCGCCTTCGGGCGAAACCATGACGTGATCAAGCATGCAAAATGTTGCAAGGTCCAGTTTGCCGTGAATGGCAGGGTGGTTGGGCCTTGCAATGGCAACGTAATCTTCGTGGTAAAGATGGCGCATATGCAGGGCTTTTGGGGCGGTTTCGGGTGTGGTCATGGCCAGGTGAATATCGCCCCGGACCATTTCATCTTCCAGATGGGCGGTATCAATGGTGCGCCATGACAGGCGAATGCCCGGTGCCTCGTCATGCATGGCATGAAGCAACGGCAGCAGCACCGAATATTGCACATAATCGCTAGCCGCAATGGCGATGGTTGCCCGGATTTCGGCGGGGTTAAACGGGCTGGTTTCGGCAATGACACGGCGCACAGCTTCGATTGCGTCATGGAGTGGTGCCTGAAGTTCGAGCGCGCGTTCGGTCGGGATCATGCCGCGCTGGGATGGCAGCAATAACGGGTCATTTAGCAGGTCGCGCAGGCGGGTCAGCCGCGCGGAAAGGGCGGGTTGGCTGATATTGAGGCGCTGTGCCGCCCGGGTAACATTGCGTTCTGCCAGCAGGGTATCGAGGGTGACCAGCAAATTCAGGTCAAGCTGTTTGATATCCATTGAAATTATACCAAAACATAAAAACTTTGATTTCAACGATAGCAGGGCAATGGGGAATGATCACCCGATAAAGTGATTTTCCAAAAAGGATGAGACCGTGAAAAAGATCCTGATTGTCCATGCCCACCCCGAGGCACAATCGCTGACATCGGCCTTGAAAGATGTTGCCGTAACCACATTGCGGGCGCGCGGCCATGATGTGCAGGTATCGGACCTGTATGCCATGGGCTGGAAAGCCGGGGCCGATGCCGATGATTTTACCGACATCACGAACCCCGATTGCCTGCGGTATGTGGCGGAATCCCGCCATGCCTTTGCATCTGGCACCCAAAGCCCGGAAATTGCCGCCGAACAGCAAAAACTGTTATGGGCGGATGCGGTTTTATTTACCTTTCCGCTGTGGTGGTTTGGCATGCCTGCCATTTTGAAAGGCTGGTTTGACCGGGTTTTTGCCTTTGGCTTTGCCTATGGTGTTGGCCAGCACGGCGGGGAGCGCTGGGGTGATCGCTATGGCGAAGGTGTTATGGCCGGGCGGCGCGCCATGGTGATTTTGCCCATTGGCGGGCGTGCGCCACATTATAGCGACCGGGGTGTTAATGGCAGCCTGGACGATATTTTGTGGCCGATCACGCACGGAACACTGTTTTATCCTGGCTTTGATGTGTTGCCGGCTTTCCCGGTTTATCAAAGTGACCGCATGGATGACGAAAGATGGCAACAGGTTAAGGTGGACCTGATTGATCGCCTTGATACCCTGTTTGACGCCGAACCGATTGCCTTTCGCACACAAAATGGCGGCCATTACGATGGGCAACAGCGTTTGAAACCCGGCCTTGGCGGGGGCGAGGGCGGCACGCGCATTCATCTGGTGCAGCCGGGCGACCCGGTTGAAACCGTTCCTCGCCCGGCGCGACGTGCCGCCAGCTGATATTGGCATTGCCCGGTTGGGCAGCGGGCCTGTGATGCCCTATTGTGCGTCCTTGGCGGCAATGATGTTGGCCTGATGCACCATGACTTCGGCCTGCTTGATCGATGCGATATCGATCAGGCGGCCATCCAGGGCAACGGCACCAGCCCCTTCATTCTGGGCTTTTTCCATTGCTTCGAGAATACGTTTTGCCTTGGTGACCTCGGCTTCCGATGGGGAATAAACATCATTGGCAAGGGCGATCTGGCTGGGATGGATGGCCCATTTGCCTTCGCAGCCCAGAACCATGGCACGCGCGGCCTGGGCACGGTAACCATCGGGGTCGGAAAAATCGCCAAACGGCCCGTCAATCGGGCGCAGGCCATTGGCGCGCGCAGCCACCACCATGCGGGCAATGGCGTAATGCCACATATCGCCCCAGTGATAATCGCGCGGGGCATCGCCATCTTTATCGGTTAGTACGCCATAATGCGGGTTGGGGCCGCCAATGCCGGTGGTCATCGCCTTGGTCGATGCGGCATAATCGGCCACACCAAAATGCAGGCTTTCATTGCGTTTCGATGCAGCGGCAATTTCGTGAATGTTTTGCATGCCAAGGGCGGTTTCAATGATCAGCTCGAACCCGATGCGTTTTTTGCGCCCCTTGGCGGTTTCGATCTGGGTTGCCAGCATATCAAGGGCATAAACATCCGATGCGGTGCCAACCTTGGGGATCATGATCAGGTCCAGCCGGTCGCCCGCCTGTTCGAGCACATCCACCACATCGCGATACATATAGTGGGTATCAAGCCCGTTGATGCGTACCGATAAAACCTTGTCGCCCCAGTCGATATCATTGATGGCGGCAATGATGTTTTTGCGCGCCTGTTCCTTGTCGCGCGGGGCAACGGCATCTTCCAGGTCCAGGAAAATGGCATCGGCCTTTGATTTTGCCGCTTTTTCAAAAAGTTCGATCCGGCTTCCGGGCACGGCAAGTTCGGACCGGTTCAGGCGTGCGGGTGCCGGGGTCGGTGTGGTGAAGCTCATGTGTTTCTCCTTGCTGCATTGCGCAAAGGCATTGCCGAAAAATGCGCAATGGCGTCAAACCTGTACC
The window above is part of the Thalassospira marina genome. Proteins encoded here:
- a CDS encoding zinc-binding alcohol dehydrogenase family protein, with translation MKAIGLKIARPVTDENLFEQTDIETPTATGHDILVRVKGVAVNPVDFKVRRGKADDGAFKVLGWDAAGVVEAVGDKVTLFNKGDEVWYAGDVTRPGSNSELQLVDERIVALKPKKLDFATAAALPLTTITAWEAMFDRMKIDRTAVSANQGKSILIINGAGGVGSIAIQLAKMAGLTVIATASRPETISWVTKMGADHVINHHQPLKEQVEGAGFAAVEYVLCTSETDEYWDVMCDLVAPQGHVVTITEAKNNHNVDLLKAKSASFSYEFMFTRSMFQTGDMVEQHKLLSEVAALVDGDALQVTTGENFGALTPESLRKAHALLESGKAIGKIIFDGLGA
- a CDS encoding LysR family transcriptional regulator, which produces MDIKQLDLNLLVTLDTLLAERNVTRAAQRLNISQPALSARLTRLRDLLNDPLLLPSQRGMIPTERALELQAPLHDAIEAVRRVIAETSPFNPAEIRATIAIAASDYVQYSVLLPLLHAMHDEAPGIRLSWRTIDTAHLEDEMVRGDIHLAMTTPETAPKALHMRHLYHEDYVAIARPNHPAIHGKLDLATFCMLDHVMVSPEGGGFEGPADAALKGLGKTRRVYLSAPGFLIVPDIIAQSDMIALVPKRVAQNREGRLQILPPPLPVPGFDMALVWHDRTTTHPMHRWLRERIYQLLRDPTQNP
- a CDS encoding NAD(P)H-dependent oxidoreductase gives rise to the protein MKKILIVHAHPEAQSLTSALKDVAVTTLRARGHDVQVSDLYAMGWKAGADADDFTDITNPDCLRYVAESRHAFASGTQSPEIAAEQQKLLWADAVLFTFPLWWFGMPAILKGWFDRVFAFGFAYGVGQHGGERWGDRYGEGVMAGRRAMVILPIGGRAPHYSDRGVNGSLDDILWPITHGTLFYPGFDVLPAFPVYQSDRMDDERWQQVKVDLIDRLDTLFDAEPIAFRTQNGGHYDGQQRLKPGLGGGEGGTRIHLVQPGDPVETVPRPARRAAS
- a CDS encoding HpcH/HpaI aldolase/citrate lyase family protein; this translates as MSFTTPTPAPARLNRSELAVPGSRIELFEKAAKSKADAIFLDLEDAVAPRDKEQARKNIIAAINDIDWGDKVLSVRINGLDTHYMYRDVVDVLEQAGDRLDLIMIPKVGTASDVYALDMLATQIETAKGRKKRIGFELIIETALGMQNIHEIAAASKRNESLHFGVADYAASTKAMTTGIGGPNPHYGVLTDKDGDAPRDYHWGDMWHYAIARMVVAARANGLRPIDGPFGDFSDPDGYRAQAARAMVLGCEGKWAIHPSQIALANDVYSPSEAEVTKAKRILEAMEKAQNEGAGAVALDGRLIDIASIKQAEVMVHQANIIAAKDAQ